One region of Coregonus clupeaformis isolate EN_2021a chromosome 31, ASM2061545v1, whole genome shotgun sequence genomic DNA includes:
- the LOC121547976 gene encoding urotensin-2 receptor-like, translating to MNPNKTINQNVSPPAPNSGSGSSVEELVITSTFGTLLSVVYIVGVSGNVYTLVVMCHSIRFATSMYISIINLALADLLYLSTIPFVVCTYFLKDWYFGDVGCRILLSLDLLTMHASIFTLTVMCTERYLAVTKPLDTVRRSKSYRKALAWGVWLLSLVLTLPMMVMVTETTKSAPNGAVKRMCAPTWAPRAYKIYLTVLFGTSIMAPGLIIGYLYTKLARTYLESQRNSVINKRNKRSPKQKVLVMIFTIVLVFWACFLPFWIWQLFPLYQQKPLGLASHTHTCINYLVACLTYSNSCINPFLYTLLTKNYREYLKNRHKSFYRYTSSFKQRTPSLYSCGKSASSSNQFEFNSETLVMGTLQGQ from the coding sequence ATGAACCCCAACAAGACTATTAACCAGAATGTCAGTCCGCCAGCTCCAAACAGCGGCTCGGGGAGCAGCGTAGAGGAGCTGGTTATCACCTCCACTTTCGGGACCTTGTTGTCTGTCGTCTACATAGTCGGCGTGTCGGGGAATGTGTACACTCTGGTAGTGATGTGTCATTCTATCCGCTTCGCCACCTCCATGTACATCTCCATCATTAATCTAGCGCTAGCGGACCTCTTGTACCTCTCCACAATCCCGTTCGTGGTGTGCACCTACTTCCTCAAGGACTGGTACTTCGGAGATGTGGGCTGCCGCATCCTCCTCAGCCTTGACCTGCTCACCATGCACGCCAGCATCTTTACCCTCACTGTGATGTGCACGGAGCGCTACCTGGCTGTCACCAAGCCACTTGACACGGTACGGCGCTCCAAGAGCTATCGCAAAGCCCTGGCCTGGGGGGTCTGGCTGCTCTCCCTGGTCCTCACCTTACCCATGATGGTCATGGTCACAGAGACCACCAAGAGCGCGCCCAACGGGGCGGTGAAGAGGATGTGCGCGCCCACCTGGGCACCCCGGGCATATAAGATCTACCTGACCGTTTTGTTTGGCACGAGCATCATGGCGCCTGGGTTGATTATCGGCTATTTGTATACAAAGTTAGCCCGCACTTACTTAGAGTCCCAGAGGAACTCGGTCATCAACAAAAGGAACAAGCGCTCCCCGAAGCAGAAAGTCTTGGTAATGATTTTCACTATAGTTCTGGTGTTCTGGGCGTGTTTCCTGCCGTTCTGGATATGGCAACTGTTTCCTTTGTACCAGCAGAAACCTTTAGGCCtggcctctcacacacacacctgtattaATTACCTGGTGGCCTGTCTCACCTACAGCAACAGCTGCATTAACCCCTTCCTATACACCCTCCTCACCAAGAACTACAGGGAATACCTGAAGAACAGACACAAGAGTTTCTACCGCTACACCTCATCTTTTAAGCAGCGCACTCCCAGCTTGTATTCCTGTGGGAAGTCGGCATCCTCCTCGAATCAGTTTGAGTTCAACTCGGAGACGCTGGTGATGGGGACTCTGCAGGGACAGTGA